Proteins from a single region of Oreochromis niloticus isolate F11D_XX linkage group LG7, O_niloticus_UMD_NMBU, whole genome shotgun sequence:
- the b3galt9 gene encoding putative UDP-GlcNAc:betaGal beta-1,3-N-acetylglucosaminyltransferase LOC100288842, producing MEDGVMQFCLCKLRTHQWCFLFFNVLLFHCLLFGADFIEEYLLQPTPGVYADGTVVGVREKARKLDLSNAKENVSQAYPITNPDACRNSDLFLLTLVFSSPDNITQRDAVRRTWANQTLIQGFPVRILFIIGSTQTSAAQEALVRESERYGDVVQGHAAADSSLHGPTEKTLLAIRWVITFCPLARFVLLTKESVFVNLPAIVGYLLGLHRHPEDLYLGRVIQRDSPNRDPNSPGYLPPSLYPNKYLPEYCEGAAYILSEDVVRKVYVASAEVRAPVPADVFVGLCAKKAGVAPTHSARFSGGKHIRYNACCYHYMFSSAGMGSHELDRVWTDLRQRDRKCSLLQTYYGLVACKTLTYLDKLSFFNSQEGN from the exons ATGGAAGACGGTGTCATGCAG ttctgtCTGTGCAAGCTACGTACCCACCAGTggtgcttcctcttcttcaaTGTGCTGCTCTTCCACTGCTTGTTATTTGGGGCCGATTTCATCGAGGAGTACCTGCTGCAGCCCACGCCTGGGGTTTATGCTGATGGCACGGTTGTAGGCGTGAGAGAGAAAGCAAGGAAACTGGACCTGAGCAACGCCAAGGAAAATGTGTCACAGGCTTATCCTATCACTAACCCTGATGCCTGCAGAAACTCTGACCTTTTCCTCCTCACTCTTGTCTTCAGCTCTCCAGATAATATCACCCAAAGAGATGCGGTTAGGAGGACATGGGCCAATCAAACACTGATCCAAGGGTTTCCAGTGCGGATACTGTTTATCATTGGATCAACTCAGACTTCTGCTGCACAGGAGGCCCTCGTGAGAGAGTCTGAACGTTATGGTGATGTGGTCCAAGGTCATGCTGCAGCTGACTCATCCCTCCATGGCCCAACAGAGAAGACATTGCTGGCTATCCGCTGGGTGATCACCTTCTGCCCTCTGGCACGCTTTGTCCTGTTGACCAAAGAGTCTGTGTTTGTCAACCTTCCTGCCATTGTAGGCTATCTGCTTGGCTTACACAGGCACCCTGAGGACCTTTATCTGGGCAGAGTGATCCAGAGAGACTCTCCCAACAGGGATCCCAATAGTCCTGGCTACCTGCCTCCATCTCTCTACCCAAACAAATACCTTCCTGAATACTGTGAAGGGGCAGCTTACATTCTGTCCGAGGACGTGGTCCGAAAAGTGTACGTAGCATCTGCAGAAGTCCGCGCACCTGTGCCAGCTGATGTTTTTGTGGGACTTTGTGCTAAGAAGGCCGGTGTTGCACCGACACACAGTGCCAGGTTCTCAGGAGGAAAACACATCCGCTACAATGCCTGCTGTTACCACTATATGTTCAGCTCAGCAGGAATGGGGAGCCATGAACTAGACAGAGTGTGGACTGACCTGAGACAGAGGGATAGAAAATGTTCGCTGTTGCAGACCTATTACGGACTGGTGGCCTGCAAAACCCTCACCTATCTGGATAAACTGTCCTTCTTCAACTCACAGGAAggcaattaa